The following are encoded in a window of Fluviibacter phosphoraccumulans genomic DNA:
- the serC gene encoding 3-phosphoserine/phosphohydroxythreonine transaminase — MRHWNFAAGPATIPLAVLEQVREELPDWHGAGCGVMEMSHRGKIYTGIYEQVVADLRKLMDIPEDYAILFLQGGATLQFSQIPMNILDGGSADYLTTGAWSEKAVKAGQRLYGDAIREAGSSADSAFTRLVDPATMTLNPKAKYLHFCSNETIGGVEVFDLKQLGGAVQKDVPLVADMSSNILSRPINVRDYGLIYAGAQKNIGPAGVTLVIVRKDLLGKASKAIPALMDYAEQEKNTSMLNTPPTFGIYMSGLVFQWLLKQGGLPAIAKINEAKAELLYKTIDGSGGFYTNNIATDCRSWMNVPFTLKDKALDPIFLEESDKAGLLALKGHKLVGGMRASIYNAMPLAGVQALVAFMNDFMRRHG; from the coding sequence ATGCGTCATTGGAATTTTGCTGCAGGTCCCGCCACCATTCCGTTGGCTGTGCTGGAGCAGGTGCGGGAAGAGTTACCCGACTGGCATGGTGCCGGTTGTGGCGTGATGGAAATGAGTCACCGTGGCAAGATCTACACGGGTATCTATGAGCAAGTCGTTGCTGATTTACGCAAGCTCATGGATATCCCGGAAGACTATGCCATCCTGTTTTTGCAGGGCGGTGCCACGCTCCAGTTCTCGCAGATTCCAATGAATATTCTGGACGGTGGTTCGGCCGATTATCTGACCACCGGTGCCTGGTCGGAAAAAGCCGTTAAGGCAGGCCAGCGTTTATATGGTGATGCGATTCGCGAAGCGGGTAGCAGTGCCGATAGCGCCTTTACCCGTCTGGTTGATCCGGCCACAATGACGCTGAACCCCAAGGCCAAGTATCTGCATTTCTGCAGCAACGAAACCATTGGCGGCGTTGAGGTGTTTGACCTCAAGCAACTGGGCGGTGCGGTGCAAAAAGATGTGCCGCTTGTCGCCGATATGTCATCCAATATTCTGTCGCGCCCGATCAATGTGCGCGACTATGGTTTGATCTACGCCGGTGCCCAGAAGAACATTGGCCCGGCCGGGGTCACGCTCGTTATCGTACGCAAGGATCTGCTGGGAAAAGCCTCCAAAGCAATACCGGCACTCATGGATTATGCCGAGCAGGAAAAAAATACTTCCATGCTCAATACGCCACCCACCTTTGGCATCTATATGTCGGGTCTGGTGTTCCAGTGGCTGCTCAAACAGGGCGGTTTGCCGGCGATTGCCAAGATCAACGAGGCCAAAGCTGAACTGCTCTACAAAACCATTGACGGTAGCGGCGGCTTCTATACGAACAACATCGCGACCGATTGCCGTTCGTGGATGAACGTACCGTTTACGCTCAAAGACAAAGCGCTGGACCCGATCTTCCTGGAAGAATCGGACAAGGCCGGCTTGTTGGCGCTGAAGGGCCATAAACTGGTTGGCGGTATGCGTGCCTCGATCTATAACGCCATGCCGCTGGCAGGCGTGCAGGCGCTGGTGGCTTTCATGAACGACTTCATGCGTCGCCACGGCTAA
- the gyrA gene encoding DNA gyrase subunit A, which produces MDNFAKETLPISLEDEMRRSYLDYAMSVIVGRALPDVRDGLKPVHRRVLFAMHELSNDWNKPYKKSARVVGDVIGKYHPHGDIAVYDTIVRMAQHFSLRYMLVDGQGNFGSVDGDNAAAMRYTEVRMAKIGHELLADIEKETVDFGPNYDGSEQEPLILPARIPNLLINGSSGIAVGMATNIPPHNLSEVIAACLALLENPDLTIDQLIDIIPAPDFPTAGIIYGVSGVRDGYRTGRGRVVMRAKTHFEDLDKGGNRQSIIVDELPYQVNKRTLLEKIAELVNEKKIEGISEIRDESDKSGMRVVIELKRGEIPDIILNNLYKMTQLQDTFGMNMVALVDGQPRLLNLKQMLECFLAHRREVVTRRNVFELRKARDRGHILEGLAVALSNVDEIIALIKAAPTPADAKVGLMSRTWHSPIVEEMLKRAAAEASRPEGLAPEYGMSAKGYRLSDIQAQAILELRLQRLTGLEQDKIVSEYREVMEKIADLLDILSNPARVTEIIAQELNDVREQFAVGTKDKRRSEIVTHTQDLGVEDLIAPQDMVVTLSHTGYIKSQPLTDYRAQRRGGRGKQAAAIKDDDFVEHLFVANTHDYILCFSNRGRCYWLKVYEVPQGSRISRGKPIVNMFPLAEGEKINAILPVKEFAEDRYVFMATSQGTVKKTPLSDFSNPRKAGIIAVALDDNDFLIGALLTSGNNDIMLVSDAGKAVWFDEEDVRPMGRPARGVRGMKLLKNQQVLSLLVAHDDAETVLVATENGFGKRTALADFRHSGRGTQGVKAIADSTRNGKVVAAKLVSDEDEIMLITTGGVLIRTRVKEIRELGRATQGVTLISLDDGEKLAGLEKIVETDDDEEN; this is translated from the coding sequence ATGGACAATTTCGCCAAAGAAACACTGCCAATTAGCCTCGAAGACGAAATGCGTCGTTCGTACCTCGATTACGCCATGAGCGTGATCGTGGGTCGTGCCCTACCGGATGTGCGAGACGGCCTCAAGCCGGTGCACCGCCGTGTGCTGTTTGCGATGCACGAACTGTCCAACGACTGGAACAAGCCGTATAAGAAATCGGCGCGTGTGGTCGGTGATGTGATTGGTAAGTACCACCCGCACGGTGATATCGCGGTGTATGACACGATCGTCCGTATGGCGCAGCATTTTTCGTTGCGTTATATGCTGGTCGATGGTCAGGGTAATTTTGGTTCGGTCGACGGCGATAACGCAGCGGCAATGCGTTATACCGAAGTGCGTATGGCCAAGATTGGTCATGAGCTCTTAGCGGATATCGAAAAAGAAACCGTTGATTTCGGACCGAACTATGATGGTTCCGAACAAGAGCCGCTGATTCTGCCCGCCCGTATCCCGAATCTGCTGATTAATGGTTCGTCGGGTATTGCCGTGGGTATGGCCACGAACATTCCGCCGCACAACCTGTCGGAAGTGATTGCGGCCTGTCTGGCGCTGCTGGAAAACCCGGATCTGACGATTGATCAATTGATCGACATTATCCCGGCTCCTGATTTCCCGACGGCCGGCATTATTTATGGCGTGTCGGGCGTGCGTGATGGTTATCGCACCGGTCGTGGTCGTGTCGTTATGCGCGCCAAGACGCACTTCGAAGATTTAGACAAGGGCGGCAATCGCCAATCGATCATCGTTGATGAGCTGCCCTACCAGGTCAACAAACGTACGCTGCTCGAGAAGATTGCCGAGCTGGTGAACGAGAAGAAGATCGAAGGCATTTCGGAAATCCGCGACGAGTCGGATAAATCCGGTATGCGTGTGGTGATTGAGCTGAAGCGTGGCGAAATCCCCGACATCATCTTGAACAATCTGTACAAGATGACGCAGCTGCAAGACACCTTCGGTATGAACATGGTGGCGCTGGTCGATGGCCAACCGCGCCTGCTCAACCTGAAGCAGATGCTGGAATGCTTCCTGGCGCACCGCCGCGAAGTCGTTACGCGTCGTAATGTCTTTGAACTGCGCAAGGCACGTGATCGTGGCCATATCCTCGAAGGCTTGGCTGTTGCCCTGTCCAACGTGGACGAGATCATTGCCCTGATCAAAGCGGCGCCGACCCCGGCCGATGCCAAAGTGGGTCTGATGTCGCGCACCTGGCATAGCCCCATCGTTGAAGAGATGCTCAAGCGGGCAGCCGCTGAAGCCTCGCGTCCGGAAGGTCTGGCACCGGAATACGGTATGTCGGCCAAGGGCTATCGCCTCTCAGACATTCAGGCACAAGCCATTCTGGAATTGCGTCTGCAGCGCCTGACCGGTCTGGAGCAGGACAAGATCGTCAGTGAATACCGTGAAGTGATGGAAAAGATCGCCGACCTGCTCGATATTCTTTCGAACCCAGCGCGGGTGACCGAAATCATTGCGCAGGAACTGAACGACGTGCGTGAGCAATTCGCTGTCGGTACCAAAGACAAGCGCCGCTCGGAAATCGTGACGCATACGCAGGATCTGGGTGTTGAAGATCTGATTGCACCACAAGATATGGTGGTGACGCTGTCGCACACCGGTTATATCAAGAGCCAGCCGCTTACCGACTATCGCGCACAGCGCCGGGGTGGTCGTGGCAAACAGGCGGCAGCAATTAAGGACGACGATTTCGTTGAACACTTGTTCGTGGCCAATACCCACGATTACATCCTGTGCTTCAGCAACCGTGGCCGCTGCTATTGGCTGAAGGTGTATGAAGTGCCGCAGGGTTCGCGCATCTCGCGCGGCAAGCCCATCGTCAACATGTTCCCGTTGGCCGAAGGCGAAAAGATCAACGCCATTCTACCGGTTAAGGAGTTTGCCGAAGACCGTTACGTCTTTATGGCCACCTCGCAGGGCACGGTAAAGAAGACGCCGCTCTCAGATTTCTCTAACCCACGTAAGGCCGGCATTATTGCTGTGGCTTTGGATGACAACGACTTCCTGATTGGCGCACTGCTGACATCGGGTAATAACGACATCATGCTGGTATCGGATGCCGGTAAAGCCGTCTGGTTCGATGAAGAAGATGTGCGCCCGATGGGTCGCCCGGCACGCGGTGTGCGCGGTATGAAGTTGCTGAAGAATCAGCAGGTGCTATCGCTGCTCGTGGCGCATGATGATGCGGAAACCGTGCTGGTCGCCACCGAAAACGGTTTTGGTAAGCGCACGGCGCTGGCTGACTTCCGTCACTCAGGTCGTGGCACGCAAGGCGTGAAGGCTATTGCCGACAGTACACGCAACGGCAAGGTGGTTGCCGCCAAGCTGGTCAGCGATGAAGACGAAATCATGCTCATCACCACCGGTGGTGTGTTGATCCGTACGCGTGTTAAAGAAATCCGCGAGCTGGGCCGCGCTACGCAAGGCGTCACGCTGATTTCGCTGGATGACGGCGAGAAGCTGGCGGGTCTGGAAAAGATCGTTGAAACTGACGACGACGAAGAAAATTAA
- a CDS encoding TRZ/ATZ family hydrolase translates to MQSMPNHAPTPTAVKADLMVCPRWIIPVEPYGVVQEDHALIITSGQIVDLLPREAAIQRYTAESIETLPDHVLIPGLVNTHTHAGMTLMRGIADDQPLKTWLEDWIWPLETRWVSTDMVRDGTLLACAEMLLSGITTFNDMYFFPEAAAEAVDQAGIRASLGILAFEVPTAYGHGADDYLNRGLATRDALRDHPRLSFMLAPHAPYTVSDATFDKVATLAAQTGLGIHIHVHETQQEVDDSLRQYGERPLERLERLGILGPQTLAVHAVALNDSDIALMARHNVHMAHCPTANLKLGSGMAPSSQLHAAGINIALGTDGAAGNNRLDLLSEARLAGLLAKGMEQNPGLFPAHSLIYMATLGGARALGLQDQIGSLAIGKHADLCAIALDSTATLPVFDPASQIIHCAGREHVTHVWVDGQCVVKKKHLTEISHGEIYAKAKTWENRFRG, encoded by the coding sequence ATGCAGAGCATGCCGAACCACGCACCGACCCCAACCGCTGTTAAAGCCGACCTGATGGTCTGTCCACGCTGGATCATTCCAGTCGAGCCTTATGGTGTGGTCCAGGAAGATCATGCCCTCATTATTACTAGTGGTCAGATCGTCGATCTGCTGCCTCGGGAAGCCGCTATCCAGCGCTATACAGCCGAAAGCATTGAGACATTACCCGACCATGTGCTGATTCCGGGCCTGGTCAACACACATACCCACGCCGGCATGACCCTGATGCGGGGCATTGCCGATGACCAGCCGCTCAAAACCTGGCTGGAAGATTGGATTTGGCCGCTGGAGACCCGCTGGGTTAGCACCGATATGGTGCGCGACGGCACCCTGCTCGCCTGTGCCGAAATGCTCCTGTCCGGGATCACCACCTTTAATGACATGTATTTCTTCCCGGAGGCTGCTGCCGAAGCGGTCGATCAAGCAGGCATTCGGGCCAGCCTGGGCATCCTGGCTTTTGAAGTCCCCACGGCTTACGGCCACGGGGCAGATGATTACCTAAACCGGGGCCTGGCAACGCGCGACGCCCTGCGCGACCACCCGCGCCTGAGCTTTATGCTGGCACCACACGCACCGTACACCGTATCAGACGCTACCTTTGACAAGGTCGCCACGCTCGCAGCGCAAACCGGCCTCGGCATCCACATTCATGTCCACGAAACCCAGCAAGAAGTGGATGACAGCCTGCGCCAATACGGCGAGCGCCCCCTGGAACGACTAGAGCGCCTGGGCATACTGGGGCCCCAAACCCTGGCCGTTCATGCCGTTGCCCTGAATGACAGCGACATTGCCCTTATGGCACGCCATAACGTTCATATGGCACATTGCCCGACCGCGAATCTGAAACTAGGCTCTGGCATGGCACCAAGCAGCCAGTTACACGCCGCTGGCATCAACATCGCCTTAGGTACGGATGGCGCGGCGGGTAACAATCGACTAGATCTGCTCTCGGAAGCCCGCTTGGCCGGCTTACTGGCAAAAGGGATGGAGCAAAACCCGGGGCTTTTTCCTGCCCATAGTCTTATATATATGGCAACACTGGGTGGTGCCCGCGCCCTGGGACTTCAGGACCAGATAGGCTCACTAGCGATTGGTAAACACGCCGACCTTTGTGCCATTGCCCTGGACAGCACCGCCACACTGCCCGTCTTTGACCCGGCGTCACAGATCATCCATTGCGCCGGTCGCGAGCATGTCACCCACGTCTGGGTGGACGGCCAATGTGTTGTAAAAAAGAAACACCTCACGGAAATTTCACACGGAGAGATATACGCCAAAGCCAAAACGTGGGAGAATCGTTTCAGAGGTTAG
- a CDS encoding OmpA family protein, whose amino-acid sequence MRISAKQAVLAAIVAGLGVGATVAHAATPGIDPNGTVAYLVDKDFNVVKSGTGLCWRDGYWTPANAVAECDGGAKAAPAGAKITLAADTLFAFNKSDLKPEGKAALDNVVNQAKALKVEVIVAVGYTDRIGSDAYNLKLSQQRANSVKAYLVSKGIPADKVYTEGKGKANPVTGKTCDKIGGPQNGSNKKLVDCLQPDRRAVLEIIGTK is encoded by the coding sequence ATGCGTATTTCTGCTAAGCAAGCCGTCCTGGCTGCAATCGTTGCCGGCCTGGGCGTGGGTGCTACCGTTGCGCACGCTGCTACCCCGGGTATCGACCCTAATGGCACTGTTGCCTATCTGGTCGACAAGGATTTCAACGTCGTCAAGAGCGGTACGGGCCTGTGCTGGCGCGACGGCTACTGGACCCCAGCTAACGCTGTCGCCGAGTGCGACGGTGGTGCAAAAGCTGCACCTGCTGGCGCCAAGATCACCCTGGCTGCTGACACGCTGTTTGCTTTCAACAAGTCTGATCTGAAGCCAGAAGGCAAAGCTGCTCTGGACAACGTCGTCAACCAAGCTAAGGCTCTGAAGGTTGAAGTGATCGTTGCTGTTGGTTACACCGACCGTATCGGTTCGGATGCTTACAACCTGAAGCTGTCGCAGCAACGCGCCAACTCGGTTAAGGCATACTTGGTTTCCAAGGGTATCCCAGCTGACAAGGTTTACACCGAAGGTAAGGGCAAGGCCAATCCAGTTACAGGCAAGACCTGCGACAAGATCGGTGGCCCACAGAACGGTAGCAACAAGAAGCTGGTCGACTGCCTGCAGCCTGACCGTCGTGCAGTTCTCGAAATCATCGGCACCAAGTAA